In endosymbiont of unidentified scaly snail isolate Monju, the following are encoded in one genomic region:
- a CDS encoding PaaI family thioesterase translates to MYRWIRRWPGLSPARRLEWYPPFRAMSVRVLELADDWRRVRILLPLNAFNRNPGGGMFGGAIAALADPIAALACNRVFPGHQVWTRAMHIDFRHEGRTDLELRFVFTDAQVEAIGAELAARGRATPTFEYGFHDQHGRCCAHVVNTVAIRPAGYRPRHRKEQR, encoded by the coding sequence ATGTACCGATGGATCAGACGATGGCCCGGACTCTCGCCCGCGCGGCGCCTGGAATGGTATCCGCCCTTTCGTGCCATGTCGGTGCGGGTCCTGGAGCTGGCCGACGACTGGCGACGGGTGCGCATCCTGTTGCCCCTCAATGCCTTCAACCGCAACCCGGGTGGCGGCATGTTCGGCGGCGCCATCGCCGCGCTGGCCGATCCGATCGCGGCGCTGGCCTGCAACCGGGTGTTTCCCGGTCACCAGGTGTGGACGCGCGCGATGCACATCGATTTCCGGCACGAGGGGCGCACCGACCTGGAGCTGCGTTTCGTGTTCACCGATGCGCAGGTCGAGGCGATTGGCGCCGAACTGGCGGCGCGGGGGCGGGCGACACCAACCTTCGAATACGGGTTTCATGACCAACACGGGCGGTGTTGCGCGCACGTCGTCAACACCGTGGCGATAAGACCGGCCGGCTACCGGCCACGACACAGGAAAGAACAGAGATGA
- a CDS encoding tetratricopeptide repeat protein, with product MSEDDKGGLDMELASGIAAFEARDFTTAVRMLGPLADAGNPEAQYRMAIMMQNGLGAVRNELQAFRYMKAAAEAGLGLAQHGLGFMYMQGECVDQDPKKAIAWFEKAAEQGLQGAMTTIGMMYREGNGVARDEEKAREWFRKAGFDEV from the coding sequence ATGAGCGAAGACGACAAGGGCGGGCTGGACATGGAGCTGGCCTCGGGCATAGCGGCCTTCGAAGCCAGGGATTTCACTACCGCGGTGCGCATGCTGGGGCCGCTGGCCGATGCCGGCAACCCCGAGGCCCAGTACCGCATGGCCATCATGATGCAGAACGGCCTGGGCGCGGTCAGGAACGAATTGCAGGCGTTCAGGTACATGAAGGCCGCCGCCGAGGCCGGCCTCGGTCTGGCGCAGCACGGCCTGGGTTTCATGTACATGCAGGGCGAGTGCGTGGATCAGGACCCGAAGAAGGCGATCGCATGGTTCGAGAAGGCCGCCGAGCAGGGTCTGCAGGGTGCCATGACCACGATCGGCATGATGTATCGCGAGGGCAACGGTGTGGCGCGCGACGAGGAGAAGGCGCGCGAGTGGTTCCGCAAGGCAGGCTTCGACGAGGTCTGA
- the rnd gene encoding ribonuclease D encodes MQEHLIDNPDALQALCRELAGSEWLAVDTEFIRERSYYPRLCLIQVSNGETAACVDPLTLGDELAPFLDLLFDGSILKVFHAARQDLEIFWHDWGRFPLPLFDTQPAAALLGHGDQIGYANLVKRVLGVELPKDQSRTDWSARPLNDEQIRYALDDVIYLGQLYLEIRGSLSDRERLQWLAADFATLTAPATYEPDPREAWKRVKGRQHLRGRQLAVLAALAEWRETEARARDLPRKWLLKDDVMVEICRRLPRNIEALAKIRGVEAGLVRKEGKHLLALLQKAATLPREAWPSEKRRPSPLAPEQEAMVDYLTAALRLLAAEHQLSPQAIATHKDLQKLVRGEEDCPLLEGWRRAVAGEPLQALLRGEQQLVNKGGRLSLQTANRG; translated from the coding sequence ATGCAAGAACACCTGATCGACAATCCCGACGCCCTGCAGGCCCTGTGCAGAGAACTCGCCGGCAGTGAGTGGCTGGCGGTGGACACCGAGTTCATCCGCGAGCGCAGCTACTATCCACGGCTGTGCCTGATCCAGGTAAGCAACGGCGAGACCGCCGCCTGCGTCGATCCGCTGACTCTGGGTGACGAGCTGGCACCCTTCCTCGACCTGCTGTTCGACGGCAGCATCCTCAAGGTCTTCCACGCCGCCCGGCAGGACCTGGAGATCTTCTGGCACGACTGGGGCCGCTTTCCCCTGCCCCTGTTCGACACCCAGCCGGCGGCCGCCCTGCTGGGGCACGGCGACCAGATCGGCTATGCCAACCTGGTCAAGCGGGTGCTCGGCGTCGAACTGCCAAAGGACCAGTCGCGCACCGACTGGTCGGCACGCCCCTTGAACGATGAGCAGATCCGCTACGCCCTCGACGATGTGATCTACCTGGGCCAGCTCTACCTGGAGATCCGTGGCAGCCTGTCGGATCGCGAGCGCCTGCAATGGCTGGCCGCCGATTTCGCCACCCTCACCGCCCCGGCCACCTACGAGCCCGATCCGCGCGAGGCCTGGAAACGGGTCAAGGGCCGCCAGCACCTGCGCGGCCGCCAGCTCGCGGTACTCGCCGCGCTGGCCGAGTGGCGCGAGACCGAGGCGCGCGCACGCGACCTGCCACGCAAGTGGCTGCTCAAGGACGACGTGATGGTAGAGATCTGCCGGCGCCTGCCACGCAATATCGAGGCCCTGGCGAAGATACGTGGTGTCGAGGCCGGCCTGGTGCGCAAGGAGGGAAAGCACCTGCTGGCGCTGCTCCAGAAGGCCGCAACACTGCCGCGGGAGGCCTGGCCAAGCGAAAAGCGCCGGCCCAGCCCGCTGGCCCCCGAACAGGAGGCCATGGTCGACTACCTGACCGCCGCCTTGCGCCTGCTCGCCGCCGAGCACCAGCTCTCGCCCCAGGCCATCGCCACCCACAAGGACCTGCAGAAACTGGTACGTGGCGAAGAGGACTGCCCCCTGCTCGAGGGCTGGCGCCGCGCGGTGGCCGGCGAGCCCCTGCAGGCGCTGCTGCGCGGCGAACAACAACTGGTCAACAAAGGTGGCCGGCTGTCGCTGCAAACGGCAAACCGGGGATAG
- the mpl gene encoding UDP-N-acetylmuramate:L-alanyl-gamma-D-glutamyl-meso-diaminopimelate ligase: MHIHILGICGTFMGGIALIARELGHTVSGSDANVYPPMSTQLEQAGIGLMEGWDPAHLQPAPDVVVIGNALSRGNPAVEYVLEQGLPYTSGPQWLAEQVLRDRWVLAVAGTHGKTTTSSMLAWILEQAGLAPGFLIGGVPRNFGVSARAGESPFFVVEADEYDTAFFDKRSKFVHYRPRTLVMNNLEFDHADIFDDLEAIQRQFHHLVRTVPGNGLILSPLNDGNLHEVLDMGCWTPVEHFDPVFEATWHAQAVAADGSVFDVVCETERVGRVEWSLGGRHNIANALAALAAARHAGVPPAQGVQALCRFENVKRRMELRGEVGGVAVYDDFAHHPTAIATTLDGLRARVGERRIHAVLEPRSNTMRLGVMADRLVDALRVADRVYLYQPPGLAWDAGATLGALGAALVVSDSTEAIVERLAAEVRPGEVILVMSNGGFENIHQRILDALAQRGAAA, translated from the coding sequence ATGCATATCCACATCCTGGGCATCTGCGGCACCTTCATGGGTGGCATTGCGTTGATCGCGCGCGAGCTGGGCCACACCGTGAGCGGTTCGGACGCCAATGTCTATCCGCCCATGAGCACCCAGCTCGAGCAGGCCGGTATCGGCCTGATGGAAGGCTGGGACCCGGCTCACCTGCAACCGGCGCCGGACGTGGTGGTGATCGGCAATGCGCTCTCGCGCGGCAACCCGGCGGTGGAATACGTGCTGGAACAGGGTCTGCCCTATACCTCGGGGCCGCAGTGGCTGGCCGAGCAGGTGTTGCGCGATCGCTGGGTGCTGGCGGTGGCCGGCACCCACGGCAAGACCACCACCAGCAGCATGCTGGCCTGGATACTGGAGCAGGCTGGTCTGGCGCCCGGCTTCCTCATCGGCGGGGTGCCGCGCAATTTTGGTGTCTCGGCGCGTGCGGGGGAGAGTCCCTTCTTCGTGGTCGAGGCCGACGAGTACGATACCGCCTTCTTCGACAAGCGTTCCAAGTTCGTGCATTACCGGCCGCGCACCCTGGTGATGAACAACCTGGAGTTCGATCATGCCGATATCTTCGACGACCTCGAGGCCATCCAGCGCCAGTTTCACCACCTGGTGCGCACCGTGCCCGGCAACGGGCTCATCCTCAGCCCGCTGAACGACGGCAACCTGCACGAGGTACTGGACATGGGGTGCTGGACCCCGGTCGAGCACTTCGACCCGGTGTTCGAGGCGACCTGGCATGCCCAGGCGGTCGCTGCGGATGGTTCCGTCTTCGACGTGGTGTGCGAGACCGAACGGGTCGGCCGGGTCGAGTGGTCGCTCGGCGGTCGGCACAACATCGCCAACGCACTGGCCGCACTGGCCGCGGCGCGTCATGCCGGGGTGCCGCCAGCGCAGGGTGTCCAGGCGCTGTGCCGTTTCGAGAACGTCAAGCGACGCATGGAGCTGCGCGGCGAGGTGGGCGGGGTGGCGGTGTACGACGATTTCGCCCATCACCCGACCGCCATCGCCACGACCCTGGATGGATTGCGTGCGCGTGTGGGCGAGCGGCGTATCCATGCGGTGCTCGAGCCGCGTTCCAACACCATGCGCCTGGGGGTGATGGCCGACCGCCTGGTCGACGCCCTGCGCGTCGCCGATCGGGTTTATCTCTACCAGCCACCCGGTCTGGCCTGGGATGCCGGTGCCACCCTCGGTGCGCTGGGGGCGGCACTGGTGGTGAGTGACAGTACCGAGGCCATTGTCGAGCGCCTGGCCGCCGAGGTTCGGCCTGGCGAGGTGATCCTGGTGATGAGCAACGGCGGCTTCGAAAACATCCACCAGCGCATCCTCGATGCCCTGGCGCAGCGGGGGGCGGCGGCATGA
- a CDS encoding flavin prenyltransferase UbiX: MSDAIAVAITGASGAAYALRLVEQLLAAGREVQLMLSQAGQVVVNMETDLRLPSDTAGQQQALVSHFGCAPERLRVFGRQQWLAPVASGTNPPAAMVVCPCTTGTLASIANGICDDLIDRAADVALKERRPLILVLRETPYSAIHLRNMLRLTEAGTTILPANPGFYFRPQTVQELVDFVVARVLDHLGVPHELTARWGEDR; encoded by the coding sequence ATGAGCGATGCCATCGCGGTGGCCATCACCGGTGCTTCGGGGGCGGCCTATGCCTTGCGCCTGGTCGAACAATTGCTCGCCGCCGGGCGCGAGGTGCAGTTGATGCTGTCCCAGGCCGGACAGGTGGTGGTCAACATGGAGACCGACCTGCGCCTGCCGTCGGACACTGCCGGCCAGCAGCAGGCGCTGGTGAGCCATTTCGGCTGCGCGCCGGAACGCCTGCGGGTGTTCGGCCGCCAGCAATGGCTTGCGCCAGTGGCCTCGGGAACCAATCCGCCGGCGGCCATGGTGGTCTGCCCCTGTACCACCGGCACCCTGGCGTCGATCGCCAACGGGATCTGTGACGACCTCATCGACCGCGCCGCCGACGTGGCCCTCAAGGAGCGCCGGCCGTTGATCCTGGTGCTGCGCGAGACGCCCTATTCGGCCATTCACCTGCGCAACATGCTGCGCCTGACCGAAGCGGGAACGACCATCCTGCCGGCGAATCCCGGGTTCTATTTTCGGCCGCAGACGGTGCAGGAACTGGTGGATTTCGTGGTCGCCCGGGTGCTCGACCACCTGGGGGTGCCGCACGAACTGACTGCGCGCTGGGGCGAGGATAGATGA
- a CDS encoding ammonium transporter has protein sequence MTIPKRLRASILPALLLPASALAGDTMNGADTAWIMASTALVLFMTLPGLALFYGGLVRSKNVLSVLMQCFAIAGLASILWLVAGYSLAFGEGNAWIGDLSKVMMAGIGRETLSGSIPESLFMMFQMTFAVITPALVIGGFAERMKFSAMLLFSALWLMAVYVPVTHWVWGGGWLGEMGLYDFAGGTVVHITAGVGALVAALVLGPRRGFPETAMPPHNMTMTVAGAGMLWVGWFGFNGGSALAADGNATMAILVTHLSAAAGVLVWSAMEWIRFGKPSVLGAVTGMVAGLGTITPASGFVGPAGGLLIGIIAGFVCFNATLYVKRVLKIDDSLDVFPVHGVGGIIGTLMAGIFSATSLGVFSGYGFAEGIDSMAGQLKVQAIGVIVTIVFTAVLTWVILKVVDALLGLRVTADEEQEGLDLVLHEERGYDLH, from the coding sequence ATGACGATACCCAAGCGCCTGAGAGCATCGATCCTGCCGGCCCTGCTGTTGCCGGCCTCGGCACTGGCCGGAGATACCATGAACGGGGCAGATACCGCCTGGATCATGGCTTCTACCGCCCTGGTGCTGTTCATGACCCTGCCGGGACTGGCCCTGTTCTACGGTGGCCTGGTGCGCAGCAAGAACGTGTTGTCGGTACTGATGCAGTGCTTCGCCATCGCCGGGCTGGCTTCCATTCTCTGGCTGGTGGCGGGCTACAGCCTGGCCTTCGGCGAGGGCAATGCCTGGATCGGCGACCTGAGCAAGGTGATGATGGCCGGCATCGGTCGCGAGACGCTCTCGGGCAGCATCCCCGAGTCGCTGTTCATGATGTTTCAGATGACCTTTGCCGTGATCACCCCGGCGCTGGTGATCGGTGGTTTCGCCGAGCGCATGAAGTTCTCGGCCATGCTGCTGTTCTCGGCCCTGTGGCTGATGGCAGTCTATGTGCCGGTCACCCACTGGGTGTGGGGTGGCGGCTGGCTCGGCGAGATGGGCCTGTACGATTTCGCCGGCGGTACCGTGGTGCACATCACCGCCGGGGTTGGCGCCCTGGTGGCCGCGCTGGTGCTGGGGCCGCGTCGCGGCTTCCCCGAGACCGCCATGCCGCCACACAACATGACCATGACCGTGGCCGGCGCCGGCATGCTCTGGGTGGGCTGGTTCGGCTTCAACGGCGGTTCGGCCCTGGCGGCTGACGGCAACGCGACCATGGCCATCCTGGTCACGCACCTCTCGGCGGCGGCCGGTGTCCTGGTCTGGTCCGCGATGGAATGGATCCGCTTCGGCAAGCCCAGCGTGCTGGGCGCGGTTACCGGTATGGTGGCCGGTCTGGGTACCATCACCCCGGCCTCGGGCTTCGTCGGCCCGGCGGGTGGCCTGCTGATCGGCATCATTGCCGGTTTCGTGTGCTTCAATGCCACCCTGTACGTCAAGCGCGTGCTCAAGATCGACGACTCGCTGGACGTGTTCCCGGTGCACGGCGTGGGCGGCATCATCGGCACCCTGATGGCCGGTATCTTCTCCGCCACCTCGCTGGGCGTGTTCAGTGGCTACGGCTTCGCCGAGGGCATCGACAGCATGGCCGGCCAGCTCAAGGTGCAGGCTATCGGCGTGATCGTCACCATCGTGTTCACCGCCGTGCTCACCTGGGTGATCCTGAAGGTGGTCGACGCCCTGCTGGGCCTGCGTGTCACTGCCGACGAAGAGCAGGAAGGCCTCGACCTGGTGCTCCACGAGGAGCGGGGTTACGACCTGCACTGA
- the aceE gene encoding pyruvate dehydrogenase (acetyl-transferring), homodimeric type, translating into MTTKPDIDPQETQEWLEALEAVLEHEGAERAHFLIERMIDKARRSGVNLPFSANTAYVNTIPLTRQPPYPGDQAEARIRAYIRWNAMAMVVQANRKASELGGHIASFASAATLFDVGFNHFFRARNEQQEGDLVFFQGHSAPGIYARAFLEGRLSEEELNNFRQEVDGNGLSSYPHPWLMPNFWQFPTVSMGLGPIMAIYQARFMRYLHDREIANTDGRKVWAFMGDGEMDEPESLGAISLAARERLDNLVFVVNCNLQRLDGPVRGNGKIIQELEAVFRGAGWNVIKVIWGAYWDPLFARDKHGLLVKRMEEAVDGDYQAYKAKGGAYVREHFFGKYPELAAMVANMSDEDIWRLNRGGHDPLKIYAAYAAAMKHKGQPTVILAKTVKGYGMGEAGEGQNITHSQKKMGEEALRHFRDRFNIPIPDEQIASAPYFKPPADSPEMRYLHERRAELGGYLPSRRAQGNKLEIPPLETFKALLEGSGEREMSTTMAFVRFLTTLIRDKNVGKYVVPIVPDEARTFGMEGMFRQLGIYSSVGQLYTPVDSDQVMYYREDKKGQILQEGINEAGAMSSWIAAATAYSNHGVTMIPFYIYYSMFGFQRVGDLAWAAGDMQARGFLLGGTAGRTTLAGEGLQHQDGHSHLQAATIPNCRSYDPTFAYELAVILRHGMKVMYEEQQNIFYYITVMNENYPQPAMPEGVEEDIIRGIYRYRQGSRKKKRVQLMGSGTILREVIAAANLLEEEWNVAADVWSVTSFNELRRDGIDVERWNMLHPTKKPRVPHVQRMLGDARGPVVAATDYLRAFPEQIRPYLGDRHYLTLGTDGFGRSDLRSQLRKHFEVNRYYVVVGALKALADMGEIEPKVVAQAIKAYKIDPEKPNPVTV; encoded by the coding sequence ATGACCACCAAACCCGATATCGATCCCCAGGAAACCCAGGAATGGCTCGAGGCCCTCGAGGCGGTGCTCGAGCACGAGGGTGCGGAACGCGCGCACTTCCTGATCGAACGCATGATCGACAAGGCGCGCCGCTCCGGTGTGAACCTGCCGTTCTCGGCCAACACGGCCTATGTGAACACCATTCCCCTCACCCGGCAGCCGCCCTATCCGGGCGATCAGGCGGAGGCGCGCATCCGCGCCTATATCCGCTGGAATGCCATGGCGATGGTGGTGCAGGCCAACCGCAAGGCCTCGGAGCTGGGTGGGCACATCGCCAGCTTCGCCTCGGCGGCGACCCTGTTCGATGTCGGCTTCAACCACTTCTTCCGGGCCAGGAACGAGCAGCAGGAAGGCGACCTGGTATTTTTCCAGGGCCACTCGGCGCCCGGCATCTATGCACGCGCCTTCCTCGAGGGGCGACTCAGCGAGGAGGAGCTGAACAACTTCCGCCAGGAGGTCGATGGCAACGGCCTGTCGTCCTACCCGCATCCCTGGCTGATGCCCAACTTCTGGCAGTTCCCCACCGTGTCCATGGGCCTGGGGCCGATCATGGCCATCTACCAGGCGCGCTTCATGCGCTACCTGCACGACCGCGAGATCGCCAATACCGACGGCCGCAAGGTCTGGGCCTTCATGGGTGACGGCGAGATGGACGAGCCCGAGTCGCTGGGCGCCATTTCGCTGGCCGCTCGCGAGCGGCTGGACAACCTGGTGTTCGTGGTCAACTGCAACCTGCAGCGTCTCGATGGCCCGGTGCGCGGCAACGGCAAGATCATCCAGGAACTCGAGGCGGTGTTCCGCGGCGCCGGCTGGAACGTCATCAAGGTGATCTGGGGCGCTTACTGGGACCCGCTGTTCGCGCGCGACAAGCACGGCCTGCTGGTCAAACGTATGGAAGAGGCGGTCGACGGCGACTACCAGGCCTACAAGGCCAAGGGCGGCGCCTATGTGCGCGAGCACTTCTTCGGCAAGTATCCCGAGCTGGCGGCGATGGTGGCCAACATGTCCGACGAGGACATCTGGCGGCTCAACCGCGGTGGCCACGATCCGCTCAAGATCTACGCTGCCTATGCCGCAGCCATGAAGCACAAGGGGCAGCCGACGGTGATCCTGGCCAAGACGGTCAAGGGTTACGGCATGGGTGAGGCCGGCGAGGGACAGAACATCACCCACTCGCAGAAGAAGATGGGCGAAGAGGCGCTGCGTCACTTCCGTGACCGCTTCAACATCCCCATCCCCGACGAACAGATCGCCTCGGCACCGTACTTCAAGCCGCCGGCGGACAGCCCGGAGATGCGGTACCTGCACGAGCGCCGCGCCGAGCTTGGTGGCTACCTTCCCAGTCGCCGTGCCCAGGGCAACAAGCTCGAGATCCCGCCGCTGGAGACCTTCAAGGCCCTGCTCGAGGGCAGTGGCGAGCGCGAGATGTCCACCACCATGGCCTTCGTGCGCTTCCTCACCACCCTGATCCGCGACAAGAACGTGGGCAAGTACGTGGTGCCCATCGTGCCCGACGAGGCGCGCACCTTCGGCATGGAGGGCATGTTCCGCCAGCTGGGCATCTATTCGAGTGTCGGCCAGCTCTACACCCCGGTGGATTCCGACCAGGTGATGTACTACCGTGAGGACAAGAAGGGGCAGATCCTGCAGGAGGGCATCAACGAGGCCGGCGCCATGTCGTCGTGGATCGCCGCCGCGACGGCCTACAGCAACCATGGCGTGACCATGATCCCCTTCTACATCTACTACTCGATGTTCGGCTTCCAGCGGGTGGGCGACCTGGCCTGGGCCGCCGGCGACATGCAGGCACGCGGTTTCCTGCTCGGCGGCACCGCGGGGCGCACCACGCTCGCCGGCGAGGGCCTGCAGCACCAGGACGGGCACAGTCATTTGCAGGCAGCGACCATCCCCAACTGCCGCAGCTACGACCCGACCTTCGCCTACGAGCTGGCGGTGATCCTGCGTCACGGCATGAAGGTGATGTACGAGGAGCAGCAGAACATCTTCTACTACATCACCGTGATGAACGAGAACTACCCGCAGCCGGCCATGCCCGAGGGCGTGGAAGAGGACATCATCCGCGGCATATACCGTTACCGGCAGGGGTCGCGCAAGAAGAAGCGGGTGCAGCTGATGGGGTCGGGCACCATCCTGCGCGAGGTGATCGCCGCGGCCAACCTCCTCGAGGAAGAGTGGAACGTGGCCGCCGACGTGTGGAGCGTGACCAGCTTCAACGAGCTGCGTCGCGACGGCATCGACGTGGAACGCTGGAACATGCTGCATCCCACGAAGAAGCCGCGCGTGCCCCATGTGCAGCGGATGCTGGGCGACGCCCGCGGGCCGGTGGTCGCCGCCACCGACTACCTACGTGCCTTCCCCGAGCAGATCCGGCCCTACCTGGGCGATCGTCACTACCTGACCCTGGGCACCGACGGCTTCGGCCGTTCGGATCTGCGCTCGCAGCTGCGCAAGCACTTCGAGGTCAATCGCTACTACGTCGTGGTCGGCGCGCTCAAGGCGCTGGCCGACATGGGCGAGATCGAGCCCAAGGTGGTGGCTCAGGCGATCAAGGCCTACAAGATCGACCCCGAAAAGCCCAACCCGGTGACGGTCTGA
- the aceF gene encoding dihydrolipoyllysine-residue acetyltransferase — MSQTIEVQLPDIGDFKDVEVIEILVAPGDVIQPEQSLITLESDKATMEIPAPQGGRVAEVKVAIGDKINQGDVILLLEAGEEAAAADEPALAETPAAEPETAETSAPAPEPTPAAPAGEAQRLPVTVPDIGDFKDVEVVEVLVSDGDTVEKEGSLITLETDKATMEIPSPYAGTVRGLKIAVGDRVNQGDFICDIETQGEAPVSSPAAAARAPGEPAPAAPAAPATAEIAQSKRRPGEKPARKRPVIARPSDAPKGRAHASPAVRRFARELGVDLYHVPGSGPKGRITREDVQAFVKRTLAEGAPAVAASGPLQLPRPPEIDFSQFGEIEEVELGRIKKISGKHLHNAWLGIPHVTQFDEADITELEAFRKGLKAQAEKEGVKLTFMPFLMKALAAALKEYPQFNASLAPDAEHLILKKYLHIGIAVDTPNGLMVPVVRDVDKKGVFELARDLMDVSTRAREGKLSPADMQGGCISISSLGGIGGTQFTPIVNAPEVAILGVSRAEMKPKWNGADFEPRLIMPFSLSYDHRVIDGAEGVRFTTCLGQLLSDIRRLVL, encoded by the coding sequence ATGAGCCAGACGATCGAAGTGCAACTCCCGGACATCGGTGACTTCAAGGATGTCGAGGTGATCGAGATCCTGGTCGCGCCGGGTGACGTCATCCAGCCCGAGCAGTCGCTGATCACCCTCGAGAGCGACAAGGCCACCATGGAGATCCCGGCTCCGCAGGGTGGGCGGGTGGCCGAGGTGAAGGTCGCCATCGGCGACAAGATCAACCAGGGCGACGTCATCCTGTTGCTCGAGGCCGGTGAGGAAGCGGCGGCCGCCGACGAGCCGGCGCTGGCCGAGACGCCTGCCGCCGAACCCGAAACGGCCGAAACGTCCGCGCCAGCCCCCGAGCCGACACCCGCCGCGCCTGCCGGCGAAGCACAGCGCCTGCCGGTCACGGTGCCTGACATCGGCGACTTCAAGGATGTCGAGGTGGTCGAGGTGTTGGTGAGCGATGGCGACACCGTCGAGAAGGAGGGTTCGCTGATCACCCTGGAGACCGACAAGGCCACTATGGAGATCCCCTCGCCCTACGCCGGCACGGTACGCGGTCTGAAGATCGCGGTCGGTGACCGGGTCAACCAGGGCGATTTCATCTGCGACATCGAGACGCAAGGCGAGGCGCCGGTAAGCAGTCCGGCGGCAGCCGCCCGGGCGCCGGGCGAACCGGCTCCGGCGGCACCGGCCGCCCCCGCCACGGCGGAGATCGCGCAGTCCAAGCGTCGCCCCGGCGAGAAGCCGGCGCGTAAGCGGCCGGTGATTGCACGTCCCTCGGATGCTCCCAAGGGGCGCGCGCATGCCAGCCCGGCGGTGCGCCGCTTTGCACGCGAACTGGGGGTCGATCTCTATCACGTGCCCGGTTCCGGCCCCAAGGGGCGCATCACCAGGGAAGACGTGCAAGCCTTCGTCAAGCGCACCCTGGCCGAGGGAGCGCCCGCGGTGGCTGCTTCCGGTCCGCTGCAACTGCCGCGCCCGCCGGAGATCGATTTCAGCCAGTTCGGCGAGATCGAAGAGGTCGAACTCGGCCGCATCAAGAAGATCAGCGGCAAGCACCTGCACAATGCCTGGCTGGGCATCCCGCATGTCACCCAGTTCGACGAGGCTGACATCACCGAGCTCGAGGCCTTCCGCAAGGGGCTCAAGGCGCAGGCCGAGAAGGAGGGTGTGAAGCTCACCTTCATGCCCTTCCTGATGAAGGCGCTGGCTGCAGCATTGAAGGAATACCCGCAGTTCAACGCCTCGCTGGCGCCGGATGCCGAGCACCTGATCCTGAAGAAATACCTGCACATCGGCATCGCCGTGGACACCCCCAATGGATTGATGGTGCCGGTGGTGCGCGACGTGGACAAGAAGGGCGTGTTCGAGCTGGCGCGCGACCTGATGGATGTGAGCACCCGCGCACGCGAGGGCAAGCTCTCGCCCGCCGACATGCAGGGCGGCTGCATCTCCATCTCCAGCCTGGGCGGTATCGGTGGTACCCAGTTCACACCCATCGTCAATGCCCCGGAGGTCGCCATCCTCGGGGTATCGCGTGCGGAAATGAAACCCAAGTGGAACGGGGCCGATTTCGAACCGCGCCTGATCATGCCGTTCAGCCTGTCCTATGATCACCGGGTGATCGACGGTGCCGAAGGGGTGCGCTTTACCACCTGTCTCGGGCAACTGCTGAGCGACATCCGGCGGCTGGTGCTGTGA